A genomic stretch from Ooceraea biroi isolate clonal line C1 chromosome 3, Obir_v5.4, whole genome shotgun sequence includes:
- the LOC105281401 gene encoding uncharacterized protein LOC105281401 — MLINYLSINHSRRRYKQECNYSYLSVQFWYYTVVGRTSMKTVVALCLLAVFCTVHANPLDILRQGVERARNDVRDTINKLDRLRSNTVQKTVSESVHSLSNQKMLLIKFSDTMIKAIKNQTEAAKAKSKNAQTCYDNALNLFNGIKATAMQNGDQCVETAKTSIKNQLAFIDDLISVGQQHVARLDSIFPNCFSGNIFQMQQCVALQLGQANQLVKNWFAGANRAEWTAASASRDISRQSNICIASVFKPTNDQITDATYAAYECIKNL, encoded by the exons atgttaataaattatctctcTATTAATCATTCACGACGTAGATATAAACAGGAGTGTAATTACAGTTACTTGTCAGTACAGTTTTGGTATTACACAGTTGTCGGGCGAACAAGCATGAAGACCGTTGTAGCGTTGTGTCTTTTGGCTGTATTTTGCACT GTCCATGCAAATCCTTTGGATATTCTGAGGCAAGGAGTAGAAAGAGCAAGAAACGATGTACGTGATACCATAAATAAGCTTGACCGTCTCCGCAGCAATACCGTGCAGAAAACTGTCTCGGAGAGCGTGCATTCCTTGTCGAATCAAAAGATGTTGTTAATCAAGTTTAGCGATACAATGATAAAAGCGATAAAA AATCAAACGGAAGCTGCTAAGGCAAAGAGCAAGAATGCTCAGACTTGCTACGACAACGCTTTGAATTTGTTTAATGGCATCAAAGCGACAGCGATGCAGAATGGCGATCAATGCGTCGAAACTGCTAAAACCTCTATTAAGAACCAACTTGCCTTTATTGACGATTTGATCTCT GTCGGACAACAGCACGTAGCGCGGTTGGACAGCATATTCCCGAACTGCTTTAGCGGCAATATTTTCCAAATGCAGCAATGCGTTGCTCTTCAATTAGGACAGGCTAATCAGCTTGTGAAGAACTGGTTCGCAGGAGCAAATCGAGCAGAATGGACTGCCGCGTCTGCGTCCAGAGATATCTCTCGGCAAAGTAATATCTGCATAGCTAGTGTATTCAAGCCCACAAACGATCAGATCACGGACGCTACTTACGCTGCCTATGAATGTAtcaaaaatttgtaa